The Couchioplanes caeruleus sequence CATCGTCGTGGACGACGAGGACCGGGAGAACGAGGGCGACCTGATCTTCGCCGCCGAGCACGCCACGCCCGAGCTGCTCGCGTTCATGGTGCGCTACACCTCGGGGTACATCTGCGTGCCGCTGACCGAGGAGGAGGCCGACCGCCTCGACCTGCCGCCGATGTTCCACACCAACCAGGACCGGCGCGGCACGGCGTACACGGTGACCGTCGACGCCCGCGAGGGCGTGAGCACCGGCATCTCGGCCGCCGACCGGGCGCACACGATCCGGCTGCTGGCGGGCGCCGACACCCAGCCGACCGACCTGTCGCGTCCCGGCCACGTGGTGCCGCTGCGGGCGAAGCCCGGCGGGGTGCTGCGCCGGCCCGGGCACACCGAGGCGGCGATCGACCTGGCGGTGCTCGCGGGACTGCGTCCGGCCGGCGTGCTCTGCGAGATGGTCAACGACGACGGCACCATGATGCGCCTGCCCGACCTCGAGAAGTTCGCCGTCGAGCACGACCTGGCGCTGATCAGCATCGCCGACCTGATCGCGTACCGGCGGCGGCACGAGCAGCAGGTGGAGCGGGTCGTGGAGACCCGGCTCCCGACCGAGCACGGCGACTTCACCGCGGTGGGCTACCGCGCCGGCGTCGACGGCGCCGAGCACGTTGCGCTGGTGTACGGCGACCTCGGCGCCGGCGACGACGTCCTGGTGCGTGTGCACTCGGAATGCCTCACCGGCGACGTCTTCGGCTCGGTGCGCTGCGACTGCGGGCCCCAGCTCGACGCCGCCCTGGAGCGGGTGGCGCAGGCCGGGCGC is a genomic window containing:
- a CDS encoding bifunctional 3,4-dihydroxy-2-butanone-4-phosphate synthase/GTP cyclohydrolase II — translated: MLDDIERAVADIAAGRPVIVVDDEDRENEGDLIFAAEHATPELLAFMVRYTSGYICVPLTEEEADRLDLPPMFHTNQDRRGTAYTVTVDAREGVSTGISAADRAHTIRLLAGADTQPTDLSRPGHVVPLRAKPGGVLRRPGHTEAAIDLAVLAGLRPAGVLCEMVNDDGTMMRLPDLEKFAVEHDLALISIADLIAYRRRHEQQVERVVETRLPTEHGDFTAVGYRAGVDGAEHVALVYGDLGAGDDVLVRVHSECLTGDVFGSVRCDCGPQLDAALERVAQAGRGVVLYMRGHEGRGIGLLHKLQAYQLQDRGLDTVDANLELGLPADARDYGTGAQILYDLGVRSMRLLTNNPAKRAGLEGYGLTITGREALPVRLHPENVRYLRTKRDRMGHLFEALG